In Salinisphaera sp. LB1, one genomic interval encodes:
- a CDS encoding proton-conducting transporter membrane subunit, whose protein sequence is MSQTICYAITLGAPALAILVALSLRRARWSEWINLLSAVASLGATIGLVATTAADAGALWHGYVLLDPLACWVLLCVAVVYLLASIYALGYMRAEADHDRLWAFYALFAGFALSMFIAPAMNKPGLYWISIELTTLVSTFLVGFERSAESTEAAWKYLIIVSAGITLALLGTVFWYWAGTFVYGARYDMTWAALGAAAARADPVLMALGFLLILAGYATKVGLAPMHTWLPDAHSQSPTPVSAMLSGALLNTAMVGIVRGLRIADAAHLTRLSHGVLVALGLLSLAVAALLIVRQRDPKRLMAYSSVEHMGVVALGFGFGGVFGVAAACYHMLNHSLNKSLMFFGAGNAGLLFGSHDMSRIRQILRLTPVGGALWLAGAVAITGAPPFGLFVSEFTTLRAGWVGDWPAPVAIMLVLLIVIFIGFLDHFRRMYYTADESDAAPGAVGADRVRRLPWTNVLAMWLAFIPLLVFGLWWPAPLHALFALVAKGGS, encoded by the coding sequence ATGAGCCAGACGATCTGTTATGCCATCACGCTCGGCGCGCCGGCGCTAGCGATTCTGGTGGCGCTTTCGCTGCGGCGCGCGCGGTGGTCCGAGTGGATCAATCTACTGTCGGCGGTGGCCTCGCTGGGCGCCACCATCGGGCTGGTGGCCACAACCGCCGCCGATGCAGGCGCGCTCTGGCATGGCTATGTGCTGCTCGACCCGCTTGCCTGCTGGGTGCTGCTCTGTGTGGCCGTGGTGTATCTGCTGGCCTCGATCTATGCGCTGGGCTACATGCGCGCCGAAGCGGATCATGACCGCCTGTGGGCGTTTTACGCGCTATTCGCGGGTTTCGCGCTCAGCATGTTTATTGCGCCGGCCATGAACAAGCCGGGGCTGTACTGGATCTCGATCGAGTTGACGACGCTGGTGAGCACGTTCCTGGTCGGGTTCGAACGTTCGGCCGAAAGCACCGAGGCGGCCTGGAAATATCTGATCATCGTATCGGCCGGTATTACGCTGGCGCTGCTGGGCACGGTGTTCTGGTACTGGGCCGGCACCTTCGTATACGGGGCCCGGTACGACATGACCTGGGCGGCGCTTGGCGCGGCGGCTGCCAGGGCGGATCCGGTGCTCATGGCGCTCGGCTTTCTGCTGATCCTGGCCGGTTATGCCACCAAGGTCGGCCTGGCGCCGATGCACACCTGGCTGCCGGACGCGCATAGCCAGAGTCCGACGCCGGTGTCGGCGATGCTGTCGGGCGCATTGCTGAACACCGCGATGGTGGGCATCGTGCGCGGGCTGCGTATCGCCGATGCGGCGCATCTGACACGGCTTTCGCACGGCGTACTGGTGGCGCTCGGGTTGCTCTCGCTCGCGGTCGCGGCCCTCCTGATCGTGCGCCAGCGCGATCCCAAGCGTTTGATGGCTTACTCGAGCGTCGAGCACATGGGCGTGGTGGCGCTGGGTTTCGGTTTCGGTGGCGTATTCGGCGTGGCCGCGGCCTGCTACCACATGCTCAACCATTCGTTGAACAAGTCGCTGATGTTCTTCGGCGCCGGCAATGCCGGCTTGCTGTTCGGCTCGCATGACATGAGCCGGATCCGCCAGATTTTGCGGCTCACACCCGTTGGTGGGGCCCTGTGGCTGGCCGGCGCGGTGGCGATCACCGGCGCGCCGCCGTTCGGCCTGTTCGTGAGCGAATTCACCACGCTGCGCGCCGGCTGGGTTGGCGACTGGCCGGCGCCGGTGGCGATCATGCTGGTGTTGCTGATCGTGATCTTCATCGGTTTTCTCGATCATTTCCGGCGCATGTACTACACGGCGGACGAATCCGACGCCGCGCCCGGCGCGGTTGGCGCCGACCGTGTGCGGCGCCTGCCGTGGACCAATGTGTTGGCGATGTGGCTGGCCTTCATCCCGTTGCTGGTGTTCGGTCTGTGGTGGCCGGCGCCGTTGCATGCGTTGTTCGCTTTGGTTGCGAAGGGGGGCTCGTGA
- a CDS encoding sulfotransferase, producing the protein MSDDTRRTTVRTPRSAPSESAIASFAVPTWMHRVAGWQERHPRAAIRLGNFDTKTASEAIENVTIEAPIYIAGLARSGTTILLELLAEHPDVATHKYRDFPPVFTPWLWDRWLARVPEKDESAAERAHGDGIAVTSHSPEAFEEVLWMAFFEHSHDAAHSNRLTRETSNPEFEKFYADHIRKILAIRQGTRYVAKGNYNLMRLAYLQRMFADARFVLPVRDPVWHIASLMKQQTLFEAGEKAHPRAIDHLRRVGHFEFGLDRRPINTGDAEAVERIESLWRDGREIEGWARYWAMVYGAVADQLAGDETLKQATQIVRYEPLCNDSQRVLADFYRHCGLAVDPATLDAASQRLHLPDYYKPAFEADEIGLIRQIAGPVAERFGYDPARLGEREPVRTEADI; encoded by the coding sequence GCGCTCCGCGCCGAGCGAATCGGCCATCGCGAGCTTCGCGGTACCGACCTGGATGCACCGCGTCGCCGGCTGGCAGGAACGCCATCCGCGTGCTGCGATCCGGCTCGGTAACTTCGATACGAAGACGGCCTCGGAAGCGATCGAGAACGTCACGATCGAGGCGCCGATCTACATCGCGGGGCTGGCGCGTTCGGGCACCACCATCCTGCTCGAACTGCTCGCCGAGCACCCGGACGTGGCCACCCACAAGTACCGCGACTTCCCGCCGGTGTTCACGCCCTGGCTGTGGGATCGATGGCTGGCCCGGGTGCCGGAAAAAGACGAATCCGCCGCCGAGCGTGCCCACGGTGACGGTATCGCCGTCACCTCGCACAGCCCGGAAGCATTCGAGGAAGTGTTGTGGATGGCGTTCTTCGAGCACAGCCACGACGCCGCGCATTCGAACCGGCTGACGCGCGAGACCTCGAACCCCGAATTCGAGAAATTCTACGCCGACCATATCCGCAAGATTCTCGCGATACGTCAGGGCACGCGTTATGTCGCCAAGGGCAACTACAACCTCATGCGGCTGGCGTATCTGCAGAGGATGTTCGCCGATGCGCGCTTCGTGCTGCCCGTGCGCGACCCGGTCTGGCACATCGCCTCGCTGATGAAGCAGCAGACGCTGTTCGAGGCCGGCGAGAAGGCCCATCCGCGGGCGATCGATCATCTGCGCCGGGTGGGCCATTTCGAGTTCGGTCTGGATCGACGCCCCATCAACACCGGCGACGCCGAAGCCGTCGAACGCATCGAATCGCTGTGGCGGGACGGCCGGGAGATCGAAGGCTGGGCGCGCTACTGGGCCATGGTCTACGGCGCCGTGGCCGACCAGCTCGCCGGCGACGAGACGCTCAAGCAGGCCACGCAGATCGTGCGCTACGAGCCGCTGTGCAATGACTCACAGCGCGTGCTCGCGGATTTCTATCGTCACTGCGGCCTGGCCGTGGACCCGGCCACGCTGGACGCCGCCAGCCAGCGGCTGCACTTGCCGGATTACTACAAGCCCGCCTTCGAAGCCGATGAGATCGGCCTCATTCGCCAAATCGCCGGCCCGGTGGCCGAGCGCTTCGGTTACGACCCGGCACGGCTCGGTGAACGCGAGCCAGTCCGTACTGAAGCTGACATATAA
- a CDS encoding proton-conducting transporter membrane subunit: MTDHAAVTTGFGEVALVALAAMAWLVALVAGFARGGRGLARLGLLAGLVALLAGVVGALIAQTPIVGYLPFNPVAAGTPIKFDGPALWLLLFGALGAFAAVCSDSPVARGPSWYSGVAICLLGAIGVFGVQEGTAFLISWELMSLGAALMLLAEQPDRDSGRGVLFMLGLLEVGSVALFAAMLWFTAASGHTVFSGFALSGWPGFIVALLLLVGFGAKLGLLPFYEWYPDAYASGSGASGAILSGIVLNAAYFALVRGLLDWCGNAHAGLAQLVLAAAVVSAILAALYAFQQDDWRRLLAFSSADNAAIALSLAGSALLFKLHGSDHLAGIAWVAGLLHMAGHTLAKSGLLLASDAAFRAGRGYGLRQGGLVRLMPWMTAGAFLAALSLAAVPPTPGFISEWFGFQSLFHGFSLDTLNARIALVLSGAGLALSGAIGVATFVKAIGLGLLGRPEPTAPDRQPIGVNVVWLGIAVLVLAIGMPWWLDALGPATSLRFGASATDLMRRGWLLVPLAKDFAFISPTKLALALAAYSLIPAMLVLGLARLKPRRAPIWFGGLAEPASSATTALTFANALQRYYGFVYRPTATSSSEHEVSSYFPKKLNFSYALAPVFGPWLFDPMVRLVRWLGQRLRALQSGHLNFYLFLIGGVLVAVLGIVLAIV, encoded by the coding sequence ATGACTGATCATGCCGCTGTGACCACAGGCTTCGGCGAAGTCGCCCTCGTCGCCCTCGCAGCAATGGCCTGGCTGGTGGCTCTGGTTGCCGGCTTTGCCCGCGGTGGGCGTGGGTTGGCCAGACTCGGGCTGTTGGCCGGCCTCGTCGCCTTGCTCGCGGGTGTTGTCGGAGCGCTCATTGCCCAGACACCGATCGTGGGCTATTTACCGTTCAATCCGGTCGCTGCCGGCACGCCGATCAAATTCGATGGCCCCGCGCTGTGGCTGCTGTTGTTCGGCGCACTGGGCGCCTTTGCGGCCGTGTGTTCCGATTCGCCGGTGGCGCGTGGGCCGAGTTGGTACAGCGGCGTGGCCATCTGTCTGCTGGGTGCTATCGGCGTTTTCGGCGTTCAGGAAGGCACGGCGTTTCTGATCAGCTGGGAGTTGATGAGTCTCGGTGCAGCCCTGATGCTGCTGGCCGAGCAACCGGATCGGGACAGTGGGCGCGGCGTGCTGTTCATGCTGGGCTTGCTGGAAGTCGGCAGCGTGGCCCTCTTCGCTGCCATGCTCTGGTTCACTGCGGCCAGCGGTCACACCGTTTTTTCGGGATTCGCATTGTCCGGCTGGCCGGGTTTCATCGTTGCGTTGCTGCTTTTGGTCGGTTTCGGCGCCAAACTCGGATTGCTGCCATTCTACGAATGGTATCCCGACGCCTATGCCAGCGGCAGTGGGGCGAGCGGGGCCATTTTATCCGGCATCGTATTGAATGCGGCGTACTTCGCCCTGGTGCGTGGTTTGCTCGACTGGTGCGGTAATGCCCATGCCGGTCTGGCGCAGCTGGTACTGGCGGCGGCCGTGGTCAGCGCGATTCTTGCCGCCCTGTACGCCTTCCAACAGGACGATTGGCGCCGTCTGCTGGCATTTTCCTCGGCGGATAATGCAGCAATCGCCTTATCGCTGGCGGGTTCGGCATTACTGTTCAAGCTTCACGGTAGTGATCACCTCGCCGGCATAGCCTGGGTGGCCGGTTTGCTGCATATGGCCGGTCACACATTGGCGAAATCGGGCTTGTTGCTGGCGTCCGATGCCGCGTTTCGGGCAGGTCGCGGCTACGGGTTAAGACAGGGCGGGCTCGTGCGATTGATGCCCTGGATGACGGCCGGCGCCTTTCTGGCGGCACTGAGCCTGGCCGCCGTACCGCCGACCCCGGGCTTCATCAGCGAATGGTTCGGGTTCCAGAGCCTGTTCCACGGTTTCAGTCTGGATACCTTGAATGCCCGGATTGCCCTGGTGCTGTCGGGGGCCGGATTGGCGCTGTCCGGTGCGATCGGAGTGGCGACCTTCGTTAAAGCCATCGGGCTTGGCTTGCTGGGACGCCCGGAACCCACAGCCCCAGACCGCCAGCCGATCGGCGTCAACGTGGTTTGGCTCGGTATCGCCGTACTCGTGCTGGCGATCGGTATGCCGTGGTGGTTGGACGCTCTTGGGCCGGCGACAAGCCTGCGTTTTGGCGCGTCCGCTACCGATTTGATGCGCCGCGGTTGGCTACTGGTTCCTCTGGCCAAGGATTTTGCTTTTATATCGCCGACCAAACTGGCGCTCGCGCTTGCCGCTTATAGCCTGATACCCGCAATGCTGGTCCTGGGGCTGGCCCGGCTGAAGCCGAGGCGGGCGCCCATTTGGTTCGGCGGCCTCGCCGAACCGGCCAGCAGTGCGACCACTGCGCTGACGTTTGCCAACGCCTTGCAGCGCTACTATGGCTTCGTCTATCGCCCCACGGCCACCTCTTCAAGCGAGCACGAAGTGTCGAGCTATTTTCCGAAAAAGCTCAACTTCAGCTATGCACTGGCCCCGGTGTTCGGGCCGTGGTTGTTCGACCCGATGGTGCGGCTGGTGCGTTGGCTGGGTCAGAGGCTCAGGGCCCTGCAGTCCGGCCACCTGAATTTCTATCTCTTTTTGATCGGTGGTGTTCTGGTCGCTGTCCTGGGCATCGTGCTGGCTATTGTGTAG
- a CDS encoding LysE/ArgO family amino acid transporter: MPFYSGFALGLGLIAAIGAQNAFVLRQGLADRHVLAICLCCALSDLILITAGVAGIGRVAQAHPAWIMTLRYAGAVFLAAYALASARRVALGNSGLTPGRTGDASLARTLAIALALTWLNPHVYIDTLLLLGTVAATYGDQRLRFGAGAICASFVFFFALGFGARRLRGLFARPLTWRIVDGGIALLMAVLAARLALGA; the protein is encoded by the coding sequence ATGCCCTTCTACAGCGGTTTCGCTCTCGGCCTCGGACTGATCGCCGCCATCGGCGCGCAGAACGCGTTCGTTCTGCGACAGGGCCTGGCCGACCGGCATGTGCTCGCGATCTGTCTGTGCTGTGCGCTGTCCGACCTGATTCTCATCACCGCGGGGGTGGCCGGGATCGGCCGCGTTGCCCAGGCGCACCCGGCCTGGATCATGACGCTTCGCTACGCGGGCGCAGTGTTTCTCGCCGCCTATGCCCTGGCCAGTGCCCGCCGTGTGGCGCTGGGGAACAGCGGCCTGACGCCCGGCAGGACCGGCGACGCTTCACTTGCACGCACCCTGGCCATCGCGCTGGCGCTCACCTGGCTCAATCCGCATGTCTATATCGATACACTGCTGCTGCTCGGCACCGTGGCCGCCACCTACGGCGACCAGCGTCTGCGCTTCGGTGCCGGGGCGATCTGCGCCTCGTTCGTCTTCTTTTTCGCCCTGGGATTCGGCGCCCGTCGGCTGCGCGGGCTGTTTGCCCGACCACTGACCTGGCGCATCGTCGACGGCGGCATCGCGCTATTGATGGCCGTGCTCGCGGCACGTCTGGCCCTCGGGGCATAA
- a CDS encoding NADH-quinone oxidoreductase subunit C has protein sequence MNGVEYMTVPADALRARCQQLVRDQGRLQMIYAWRDADDELEVRYLCAPAKGRAFEMWCCKPVDGRLPSVADIVPLASWYEREMRDLFALEIDDMPQSAPLVLHEGASSEHPPMEPAHPRGQALTFERSEWHAPEIAANGDVQRLPFGPVRADVMESAQFIFYYLGESILHYQPRLFFKHRGLEKRFEGVAPDLGTVLAERVSGVGSFAHAWAYCRAIESMADAGIPPRAEVIRTLLGELERIYNHLHYFAHLASTTTLYVGDAQGRLLEEKAKQINAKLTGSRFLRGIVVPGGLRRDLALDGDVLGDVRALADEAAEYLQHLESTPSYMDRLIETGVLSRDVAYDQGATGPVERASGLDRDLRRDHPYSMYLDIPLEIPTDDRGDALARARVRAAELKQSFEMVKRLARLNLDGPVRTDLTVPALGAGLGWVEGARGSLYYAVHTDAAGRLARVKIKSPSFSNWRVFPFTMHGGDIMDYAINEASFGLTIAGCDR, from the coding sequence GTGAACGGAGTCGAGTACATGACGGTGCCGGCCGACGCGCTGCGGGCGCGCTGCCAGCAGCTTGTGCGGGACCAGGGACGCCTGCAGATGATCTACGCATGGCGCGATGCCGACGACGAACTCGAGGTGCGGTATCTGTGCGCGCCGGCGAAAGGCCGGGCGTTCGAGATGTGGTGCTGCAAGCCTGTCGACGGACGCCTGCCGAGCGTGGCCGATATCGTGCCGCTGGCGAGCTGGTACGAGCGCGAAATGCGCGATCTGTTCGCGCTCGAAATCGACGACATGCCGCAATCGGCGCCTCTGGTGCTGCACGAAGGCGCAAGTTCCGAACATCCGCCGATGGAACCGGCGCACCCGCGGGGCCAGGCATTGACCTTCGAGCGCAGCGAATGGCACGCGCCGGAAATCGCCGCCAATGGCGATGTGCAGCGCCTGCCGTTCGGACCGGTGCGCGCCGACGTCATGGAATCGGCCCAGTTCATTTTCTATTACCTGGGCGAGTCCATCCTGCACTACCAGCCGCGCCTGTTCTTCAAGCATCGGGGGCTGGAAAAACGCTTTGAAGGTGTGGCGCCTGACTTGGGGACGGTACTGGCCGAGCGGGTTTCCGGGGTAGGCAGTTTCGCCCACGCCTGGGCGTACTGCCGGGCGATCGAGTCGATGGCGGATGCCGGGATACCACCGCGCGCCGAAGTGATACGGACGCTGCTCGGCGAACTGGAGCGAATTTACAACCACCTGCATTACTTCGCGCATCTGGCCAGCACCACGACGCTGTATGTCGGCGATGCGCAGGGCCGGTTGCTGGAAGAAAAAGCCAAGCAGATCAATGCGAAATTGACGGGCAGCCGCTTTCTGCGCGGCATCGTGGTCCCGGGCGGGCTACGGCGTGATCTGGCGCTCGATGGCGATGTACTGGGCGACGTGCGGGCGCTGGCCGATGAGGCAGCCGAGTATCTGCAGCATCTCGAATCCACGCCGAGCTATATGGATCGCCTGATCGAGACGGGTGTGTTGTCGCGTGACGTCGCTTACGACCAGGGCGCGACCGGCCCGGTGGAACGCGCCTCCGGGCTCGACCGCGATCTACGGCGTGATCATCCGTATTCGATGTATCTCGATATCCCGCTGGAGATTCCCACCGACGATCGCGGCGATGCCCTGGCGCGCGCTCGCGTGCGCGCGGCGGAACTCAAGCAGAGCTTCGAAATGGTCAAGCGTCTCGCTCGGCTCAATCTGGACGGGCCCGTCCGCACCGACCTGACGGTGCCCGCCCTGGGCGCGGGGCTGGGCTGGGTCGAAGGCGCCCGCGGGTCGCTCTATTACGCCGTGCATACCGATGCCGCCGGGCGTCTCGCCCGCGTCAAGATCAAGTCGCCGTCGTTTTCCAACTGGCGTGTGTTCCCGTTCACGATGCACGGCGGCGACATCATGGACTACGCCATCAACGAAGCCAGCTTCGGCCTGACCATCGCCGGTTGCGACCGATGA
- a CDS encoding ArgP/LysG family DNA-binding transcriptional regulator has protein sequence MQLDSARLTALLAVIQHGSFERAARVLHVTPSAVSQRIARLEDELGLVLIARGMPCQATPHGERLARHAEAVALAERDTLDRLGVPAPDATRPVVRVAVNADSLATWFVDALSDLQSMRVDVVIDNEDHSADWLRRGEVMAAVTAQTHPVGGCDRRRLGRLRYRATAAPAFLAQHFADGVTAQALQAAPALSFNTLDRLQARWAAQYVAPVEPGLGHRLPSANAFVEAALAGVGWGLNPEALVADALSAGRLHELLADTPFDVPLDWHYVRRLETVMAPLTEAVTAAAARHLRAGTGAGAAVDSLL, from the coding sequence ATGCAGCTCGATTCGGCGCGGCTCACGGCGCTCCTGGCGGTGATTCAGCATGGCTCGTTCGAGCGGGCCGCGCGGGTACTGCACGTCACGCCGTCCGCGGTCTCCCAGCGCATCGCCCGTCTGGAGGACGAACTCGGTCTGGTGCTGATCGCGCGCGGTATGCCGTGTCAGGCCACGCCCCACGGCGAGCGTCTCGCGCGTCACGCGGAGGCGGTGGCCCTGGCTGAGCGGGATACGCTCGATCGGCTGGGCGTGCCCGCGCCCGATGCCACTCGGCCGGTGGTTCGGGTGGCGGTCAACGCGGACAGCCTGGCGACCTGGTTCGTCGACGCGCTGTCCGATCTGCAATCGATGCGCGTGGATGTGGTGATCGACAATGAAGACCATAGTGCCGACTGGCTGCGGCGTGGCGAGGTCATGGCAGCGGTGACGGCGCAGACACACCCCGTGGGCGGCTGCGACCGCCGGCGGTTGGGCCGTCTGCGCTATCGCGCGACGGCTGCGCCGGCGTTCCTTGCGCAGCATTTCGCGGACGGCGTGACCGCGCAGGCATTGCAGGCCGCCCCCGCGCTGTCGTTCAACACGCTCGACCGCCTGCAGGCGCGCTGGGCGGCGCAGTATGTCGCGCCGGTGGAGCCGGGCCTCGGCCACCGCCTGCCCTCGGCCAACGCCTTCGTCGAAGCAGCGCTCGCCGGGGTCGGATGGGGGCTCAATCCTGAAGCGCTGGTCGCCGACGCCTTGTCCGCGGGGCGTTTGCATGAGCTGCTGGCGGATACACCGTTCGACGTGCCGCTGGATTGGCATTACGTTCGGCGGCTGGAAACGGTAATGGCGCCGCTGACTGAGGCCGTGACGGCCGCCGCGGCGCGGCACCTGCGGGCCGGCACCGGCGCAGGGGCGGCCGTCGATTCGTTGCTATAA
- a CDS encoding cytochrome b, with amino-acid sequence MNVETRQHHYHPAAKAFHWLVAVLVFVLWPLGLLGASLHVDATKSFFFWHEALGVTVFWLMLARLCVRFLTDTPAKPAGMPAGLASLAYLNQWLLYLALICQPIIGYILVTDHGSTYMWFGAVPIPSLVGKAPGIDHFVADLHTYLGWTILVLVGLHLLGMLYHRVIRQDDTLARMT; translated from the coding sequence ATGAACGTAGAGACGCGACAACACCATTACCATCCCGCCGCCAAGGCATTTCACTGGTTGGTAGCGGTGCTTGTGTTCGTTTTATGGCCGTTGGGGCTGCTGGGTGCGAGCCTTCATGTCGATGCCACCAAGAGTTTTTTCTTCTGGCATGAAGCACTGGGTGTCACCGTATTTTGGCTTATGTTGGCGCGGCTGTGTGTGCGCTTTCTCACAGACACGCCGGCCAAGCCCGCCGGCATGCCGGCAGGCTTGGCCTCGCTGGCATATTTGAACCAATGGCTGCTCTATCTCGCGCTGATCTGCCAGCCTATTATCGGCTATATCCTGGTGACTGATCATGGTTCGACCTATATGTGGTTCGGCGCCGTTCCAATCCCGAGCCTCGTGGGCAAAGCACCCGGAATCGACCATTTTGTTGCAGATCTGCACACTTACCTGGGTTGGACTATTCTTGTGCTGGTTGGTCTACACCTGCTGGGAATGCTCTATCATCGCGTGATTCGCCAGGATGACACGCTCGCGCGCATGACCTGA
- the nuoB gene encoding NADH-quinone oxidoreductase subunit NuoB, with product MALWTLFGLRAGRATTAWPARGDAHGQAGVLGMPRFDADKCRDGCRECADVCLPDAIQFRADGEPALDIDYGRCIACQLCVEACPTGALTASNDWALGVRERDDLRWRPADADANNDDGASPEQKLAAGIRRVFGRSLHIRHVDAGSCNGCESELQALNNPFYNLHRLGIFFTASPRHADLLLVTGTVTYAMRDALQATYEAMPEPRWVLATGTCAVSGGAVGGTYASGVGVDPILPVDVYLPGCPPNPAALIHALLMIVGRAEQHMRGGQLDD from the coding sequence ATGGCGTTATGGACTCTTTTCGGACTGCGCGCCGGGCGTGCGACGACCGCCTGGCCGGCGCGCGGCGATGCGCATGGCCAGGCGGGTGTGCTCGGCATGCCCCGGTTCGATGCGGACAAATGCCGCGACGGCTGTCGCGAATGCGCCGACGTCTGTCTGCCGGATGCGATCCAGTTTCGGGCCGACGGTGAGCCGGCGCTCGATATAGACTACGGCCGTTGCATCGCGTGCCAGCTCTGTGTCGAAGCCTGTCCGACCGGGGCGTTGACCGCTTCCAACGACTGGGCGCTGGGCGTGCGCGAGCGCGACGATCTGCGTTGGCGGCCGGCCGACGCCGATGCCAATAACGACGACGGCGCATCACCCGAACAGAAACTGGCCGCCGGTATCCGCCGCGTGTTCGGGCGCAGCTTGCATATCCGGCATGTCGACGCGGGTTCCTGCAATGGCTGCGAGTCCGAGCTGCAGGCGCTCAACAATCCGTTCTACAACCTGCACCGGCTGGGGATATTTTTTACCGCATCGCCCCGTCATGCCGATCTGCTGCTGGTGACCGGCACCGTGACTTATGCGATGCGCGACGCCCTGCAGGCAACCTACGAAGCCATGCCGGAGCCCCGTTGGGTCCTGGCGACCGGGACCTGCGCGGTCTCCGGCGGGGCGGTCGGCGGCACTTATGCCAGTGGCGTCGGCGTGGACCCGATCCTGCCGGTGGATGTCTATTTGCCGGGCTGTCCGCCTAATCCCGCCGCCTTGATTCATGCACTGTTGATGATCGTCGGGCGGGCCGAACAGCATATGCGGGGAGGGCAGCTGGATGACTGA
- a CDS encoding heme-binding protein, whose product MQHKPVLTLDDVNRILDAAQAEAERNGWNVAIAVVDDGGHPLALRRLDDCAPMGSYIATEKARSAALGRKESQVFEDMINGGRAAFLSVPELKGTMTGGVPVVVDGQVAGAVGVSGVKPDQDAATAKAGVAAVTD is encoded by the coding sequence ATGCAGCATAAACCCGTGCTTACGCTGGACGACGTCAACCGTATTCTCGATGCCGCCCAGGCCGAAGCCGAACGCAACGGCTGGAATGTGGCGATCGCGGTGGTGGACGATGGCGGGCATCCGTTGGCGCTGCGCCGGCTGGACGACTGCGCGCCGATGGGCAGCTACATCGCGACCGAGAAAGCCCGTAGCGCCGCTCTGGGCCGCAAGGAAAGCCAGGTGTTCGAAGACATGATCAACGGCGGGCGCGCCGCGTTTCTCTCGGTGCCCGAGTTGAAGGGCACGATGACCGGCGGCGTACCGGTGGTGGTCGATGGCCAGGTGGCCGGCGCCGTGGGCGTATCCGGGGTCAAACCCGATCAGGATGCCGCGACGGCCAAGGCCGGTGTCGCCGCCGTGACGGACTGA
- the coaA gene encoding type I pantothenate kinase: MSTRSVGSPYMQFSRAQWASLRDTTPMTLTPDEIRTLKGINEALSLEEVAEIYLPLARLLNLYVDANQHRSATLDRFLGNRDRRPPFVIGIAGSVAVGKSTTARVLQALLNRWPEQRNVALVTTDGFLYPNATLEARNLMSKKGFPVSFDINRLIEFVSDLKAGRPRLEVPLYSHLVYDVLQDRAQIVDQPDILVLEGLNVLQSGMDYPQNTHHVFVSDFIDFSIFVDAPIAQLNEWFIRRFMTLRDSVFSDPHSYFHKYADLSDAEAVATADRIWREINEVNLRQNILPTRERASLILNKGPEHAVDSISLRK, encoded by the coding sequence ATGTCGACCCGCTCGGTAGGCAGCCCCTACATGCAATTTTCCCGGGCACAGTGGGCGTCGCTTCGCGACACCACGCCCATGACGCTGACTCCGGACGAGATCCGTACTCTCAAGGGCATCAATGAAGCGTTGTCGCTTGAGGAGGTGGCCGAGATCTATCTGCCGCTGGCGCGTCTGCTCAATCTCTACGTGGATGCCAATCAGCACCGCAGCGCAACGCTGGACCGTTTTCTCGGCAACCGTGACCGCCGGCCGCCGTTCGTGATCGGCATCGCCGGTAGCGTCGCGGTCGGCAAGTCAACCACGGCCCGTGTGCTGCAGGCCCTGCTCAATCGCTGGCCCGAACAACGCAACGTCGCCCTGGTGACCACCGACGGTTTCCTCTATCCGAACGCCACCCTGGAAGCGCGCAATCTGATGAGCAAGAAGGGCTTCCCGGTGTCCTTCGATATCAATCGCCTGATCGAATTCGTCTCGGATTTGAAGGCCGGCCGGCCCAGGCTCGAGGTGCCGCTGTACTCGCACCTGGTCTATGACGTGCTACAGGATCGGGCACAGATCGTGGATCAGCCCGATATCCTCGTCCTTGAGGGGCTGAACGTGTTGCAGAGCGGGATGGACTATCCACAGAACACGCATCATGTGTTCGTGTCGGATTTCATCGATTTCTCGATATTCGTCGATGCCCCGATCGCGCAACTCAACGAGTGGTTCATCCGCCGCTTCATGACCCTGCGCGACAGTGTCTTCTCGGACCCGCATTCCTATTTCCACAAGTACGCGGATCTGTCCGACGCGGAAGCCGTGGCCACGGCGGATCGCATCTGGCGCGAGATCAATGAGGTCAATCTGCGCCAGAACATCCTGCCCACCCGCGAGCGGGCCAGCCTGATTCTCAACAAGGGCCCCGAACACGCAGTCGACAGCATCAGCCTGCGCAAGTAA